A single window of Phlebotomus papatasi isolate M1 chromosome 4, Ppap_2.1, whole genome shotgun sequence DNA harbors:
- the LOC129808481 gene encoding uncharacterized protein K02A2.6-like → MATQKEDNISLLSILSATQKLLEDQQKRLAQLEARSNQPDRPELTIEALAPSIQAFVYDPDNGVTFDAWFSLHEDIFREDAKSLDDSARVRLLLRKLNPQGHEGYVNSLLPKAPRDFTFDETVARLKDLFGRRESLFHTRWRCLQIQKKETDDFQTHSTVINKICEEFKLGELTPEHFKCLVFILSLKSKNDSDVRTRLLHKLEVEKPETLTLSFMASEATRLTNLKTESADLELKDTTQGVHFVQRQGKPKKGNSSNSKSQQSGRNSQTQPTQQPKSPCWFCGGLHFVKQCNYSKHTCKDCSRVGHKEGYCSQNNSQKNSSSSKSQSKQKQIHSSKSNVNPVSVHHTVTNSQAKRYIDVVMNGKSVKLLFDTGSDVTIISKDVWRHLGSPVLSETPSTASDAQGNHIPMDGEFVCTVDFKGDIQRARCLVTDVNINLFGVEWINLFNLWGKTISSLCSVNSVSEKDIVTSLKTTFPSVFSSTMGKCTKGQAHLQLKPSTVPVFRPKRPVPYHVTDLVDEELQRLQNLDIISPVDHSEYAAPIVVARKPNGSIRICADYSTGLNNNLESHHYPIPTPDQIFATLSTCSVFSQIDLSDAYLQIEMDEESKKLLTINTHRGLFTFNRLCPGVKSAPGIFQQLIDTMLAGINGVHAYFDDVLIASKTKEEHHQTLLQVFRRLSEYDFRVKLEKCNFFQKEVRFLGFILDAKGQRPDPAKIDAIISMPAPSNIAQLRSFLGAVTFYSRFVKSLSTIRAPLDKMLQKDVGDWNWTPQCQKAFIKVKEILSSNLLLTHYNPSLPITIAADASETGIGCVAYHTMENGQLKAFYHASRTLTKAEKNYSQIDKEGLGLVYAVQKFHTYIYGRKFTLQTDHKPLLSIFGSKKGVPIHTANRLQRWALILLAYDFNIEYVPTNEFGGADVLSRLIEQQKSSNEDFIIAQVRDDEIVDNILISDVNKRLPVTFKKIETATLSSPTLQEVSNYIRHGWPRSTADFSPEVSNYYKIRDSLTLIHSCIVYRDRIVIPPIFRNAILKQLHDAHPGINRMKSLARSYVFWPHMDSDIENLVKSCSSCAAAAKNPTKCDLSSWPLTSRPWQRVHADYAGPIDGQWFLVLVDAYTKWPEVYMTTTTTSLATISKLSDACSRFGFMETIVTDNGTQFTSAEFAEFCRERGITHITTAPFHPQSNGLAERFVDTLKRSLSKLSGIGNTQTALTKFLMSYRCTPNPNTFNGSSPAELMMSRPLRTTLSLTQPMENDPIERNTAMENQYNKKHGTKSRSFVRGEEVLAKCFRGNHSFWAPGMIIEKRGNVMYNVSILLPRGCSRLIRSHVNQLRKRYPDTNESADDPSLVEGQQVSIPFDYDDGNQSADSSADGTSQESSNVPMRRSRQPYRNPRLPTRSSPPRLRSRLPRRIPQAPASSRGEVLGIDPTTDGVSHA, encoded by the coding sequence ATGGCTACTCAAAAAGAAGACAATATCTCTCTTCTGAGCATCCTCAGCGCAACTCAGAAGCTCCTGGAGGACCAACAAAAACGGCTTGCTCAACTTGAGGCAAGATCCAACCAACCAGATCGTCCAGAACTCACCATTGAGGCTCTTGCGCCTTCCATTCAGGCGTTCGTCTACGATCCGGACAATGGCGTCACCTTCGACGCATGGTTTTCACTTCATGAGGACATTTTTCGTGAAGATGCAAAATCCCTCGACGACTCTGCCCGAGTTCGTCTTCTCCTCAGGAAGCTCAACCCTCAAGGGCATGAGGGTTATGTGAATTCTCTTCTTCCAAAAGCTCCACGAGATTTCACGTTTGATGAGACAGTTGCACGGCTAAAAGACCTTTTTGGCCGCCGGGAATCACTTTTTCACACCCGCTGGAGATGCCTCCAAATACAGAAGAAAGAGACGGATGACTTTCAGACACATTCGACTGTCATCAACAAGATTTGTGAAGAGTTTAAGCTGGGAGAGCTTACGCCAGAGCACTTcaagtgtcttgtttttattCTAAGCCTCAAAAGCAAGAATGATTCTGATGTGCGAACGCGACTTCTTCATAAACTGGAAGTGGAGAAGCCTGAGACACTCACATTGTCCTTTATGGCCAGTGAAGCAACACGTCTCACCAACTTGAAGACTGAGAGTGCTGATCTTGAGCTTAAAGACACTACGCAGGGTGTTCATTTTGTTCAGCGTCAGGGAAAACCTAAAAAGGGGAATTCTTCAAACTCAAAGTCTCAACAATCCGGGCGTAACTCGCAAACACAGCCTACTCAGCAGCCAAAATCTCCTTGTTGGTTCTGTGGTGGATTGCACTTTGTCAAACAGTGTAATTACTCAAAGCACACCTGTAAGGATTGCTCCAGGGTGGGCCACAAGGAAGGGTATTGTTCCCAGAACAATTCCCAAAAGAACTCCTCGAGTTCCAAGTCCCagtcaaaacaaaaacaaatacaCTCTTCGAAATCGAATGTCAATCCTGTCAGTGTTCACCACACTGTTACAAACAGTCAGGCAAAAAGATACATTGACGTGGTAATGAATGGGAAATCTGTGAAGTTGCTTTTCGACACAGGATCAGATGTGACAATTATCTCCAAGGATGTCTGGAGACATCTTGGATCACCAGTTCTGTCAGAGACTCCCTCTACAGCTTCTGATGCCCAGGGAAATCACATTCCTATGGATGGCGAGTTTGTCTGCACGGTTGACTTCAAAGGGGACATTCAAAGGGCCAGATGTCTTGTCACTGATGTCAACATTAACCTTTTTGGTGTTGAATGGATCAATTTATTCAACCTCTGGGGAAAAACCATTTCTTCACTTTGCAGTGTAAACTCAGTTTCCGAAAAAGACATTGTCACATCACTCAAAACAACTTTCCCATCTGTTTTCTCATCTACAATGGGAAAATGCACCAAGGGACAGGCGCATCTTCAGCTGAAGCCTTCAACAGTTCCAGTGTTCAGACCCAAACGCCCTGTACCATACCATGTCACGGATTTGGTGGATGAGGAACTTCAGAGATTGCAGAATCTGGACATCATTTCTCCTGTGGATCACAGTGAGTATGCAGCTCCTATCGTTGTAGCCCGTAAACCCAATGGTTCCATCCGAATCTGTGCTGATTATTCCACCGGGCTCAACAATAATCTCGAATCCCATCACTATCCTATCCCTACCCCTGACCAAATCTTCGCAACACTGTCAACTTGCTCAGTATTCAGCCAAATAGATCTCTCAGATGCATATCTGCAGATCGAAATGGATGAAGAATCGAAGAAACTCCTCACGATTAACACCCACAGAGGTCTCTTCACATTCAATCGCCTCTGTCCTGGGGTAAAATCGGCACCTGGAATTTTCCAACAGCTCATTGATACCATGCTGGCTGGCATCAATGGGGTTCATGCCTATTTTGATGACGTTCTCATCGCATCAAAGACCAAAGAGGAGCATCATCAGACTCTCTTGCAAGTGTTTCGACGACTCAGTGAATACGACTTCCGTGTCAAAttggaaaaatgcaatttttttcaaaaggaaGTACGCTTCCTTGGCTTCATTCTCGATGCCAAAGGACAGCGCCCGGATCCAGCAAAGATTGATGCAATTATCAGTATGCCAGCTCCGTCAAATATTGCACAACTCAGATCTTTCCTCGGGGCCGTCACGTTTTATTCACGGTTCGTGAAGTCTCTCAGCACCATCCGGGCTCCACTGGACAAAATGCTGCAGAAGGACGTTGGAGATTGGAATTGGACGCCACAGTGTCAAAAGGCTTTCATCAAGGTCAAAGAAATCCTATCCTCAAATCTCCTTCTCACACATTACAATCCTTCCCTTCCTATCACAATCGCTGCAGACGCCAGTGAGACGGGTATTGGTTGCGTAGCATACCATACCATGGAAAATGGGCAGCTCAAGGCATTTTATCATGCCTCTCGCACTCTTACCAAGGCCGAGAAAAACTATTCACAAATTGACAAGGAGGGTCTTGGACTGGTTTATGCTGTTCAGAAGTTTCACACCTACATCTATGGGAGAAAATTTACTCTTCAGACGGACCACAAGCCCCTACTATCAATTTTTGGCTCGAAGAAGGGAGTGCCCATCCACACCGCCAACCGGCTTCAACGCTGGGCTCTCATTCTGTTGGCATATGATTTTAACATTGAATATGTCCCAACAAATGAGTTTGGTGGAGCTGATGTTCTTAGTCGTTTGATTGAGCAACAAAAGTCAAGCAACGAGGACTTCATCATTGCCCAAGTCCGAGATGACGAGATCGTGGACAACATTCTCATCAGTGACGTGAACAAACGCTTACCGGTGACCTTCAAGAAGATTGAGACTGCCACTCTTTCTTCTCCGACTCTACAAGAAGTCTCTAACTACATCCGACATGGATGGCCTCGCTCTACAGCTGATTTCTCACCGGAAGTGTCAAACTACTACAAAATCAGAGACTCTCTAACACTCATACATTCTTGTATAGTCTACAGAGATCGCATTGTCATACCACCAATTTTCAGAAACGCAATTCTCAAGCAGCTACATGACGCTCATCCAGGAATAAATCGTATGAAGAGTCTTGCCCGCTCGTACGTTTTCTGGCCACATATGGATTCTGATATTGAGAACTTGGTCAAATCTTGTTCTTCCTGTGCTGCTGCTGCCAAAAATCCGACAAAATGCGACCTATCCTCATGGCCTCTCACATCAAGGCCATGGCAGAGAGTACACGCCGACTACGCTGGACCAATTGATGGACAGTGGTTCCTTGTCTTAGTAGATGCTTACACAAAATGGCCGGAAGTATACATGACAACTACCACTACATCATTGGCGACCATCAGCAAACTCTCGGATGCCTGCTCACGTTTTGGTTTCATGGAGACCATCGTAACAGACAATGGTACCCAATTCACCAGTGCTGAATTCGCTGAATTCTGCCGCGAGCGAGGTATCACCCACATCACGACAGCGCCATTTCATCCACAAAGCAATGGCCTGGCAGAACGTTTCGTGGACACCTTGAAGCGTTCTCTCTCCAAGCTGTCTGGCATTGGCAACACACAGACAGCCCTCACAAAATTCTTGATGTCCTACCGCTGTACACCCAACCCAAATACGTTCAACGGCAGTTCTCCAGCAGAACTCATGATGTCACGACCACTTCGAACGACACTTTCTCTGACTCAACCTATGGAGAATGATCCAATTGAGAGAAACACGGCCATGGAAAATCAATACAACAAGAAACATGGGACCAAAAGTCGTTCATTCGTTCGAGGGGAGGAGGTATTGGCAAAATGCTTCCGTGGCAATCACTCATTTTGGGCACCCGGTATGATCATCGAGAAACGCGGGAACGTTATGTACAACGTCTCAATCCTTTTGCCGAGAGGATGTTCCAGACTGATTCGCAGCCATGTTAATCAACTCCGTAAACGCTACCCAGACACAAACGAATCAGCTGATGATCCCTCTCTGGTTGAAGGTCAACAAGTCTCCATCCCTTTCGACTACGACGATGGAAATCAATCAGCAGACTCCTCTGCTGACGGGACATCTCAGGAATCTTCCAATGTTCCCATGCGGCGAAGTCGTCAGCCATATCGGAACCCTAGGCTTCCGACACGCTCATCTCCTCCACGACTTCGTTCCCGGCTTCCACGCAGGATCCCGCAGGCTCCAGCTTCTTCAAGGGGGGAGGTGTTGGGTATCGACCCAACGACAGATGGCGTAAGCCATGCCTGA
- the LOC129808479 gene encoding uncharacterized protein K02A2.6-like — MATQKEDNISLLSILSATQKLLEDQQKRLAQLEARSNQPDRPELTIEALAPSIQTFVYDPDNGVTFDAWFSLHEDIFREDAKSLDDSARVRLLLRKLNPQGHEGYVNSLLPKAPRDFTFDETVARLKDLFGRRESLFHTRWRCLQIQKKETDDFQTHSTVINKICEEFKLGELTPEHFKCLVFILSLKSKNDSDVRTRLLHKLEVEKPETLTLSFMASEATRLTNLKTESADLELKDTMQGVHFVQRQGKPKKGNSSNSKSQQSGRNSQTQPTQQPKSPCWFCGGLHFVKQCNYSKHTCKDCSRVGHKEGYCSQNNSQKNSSSSKSQSKQKQIHSSKSNVNPVSVHHTVTNSQAKSYIDVVMNGKSVKLLFDTGSDVTIISKDVWRHLGSPVLSETPSTASDAQGNHIPMDGEFFCTVDFKGDIKRARCLVTNVNINLFGVEWINLFNLWEKTISSLCSVNSVSEKDIVTSLKTTFPSVFSSTMGKCTKGQAHLQLKPSTVPVFRPKRPVPYHVTDLVDEELQRLQNLDIISPVDHSEYAAPIVVARKPNGSIRICADYSTGLNNNLESHHYPIPTPDQIFATLSTCSVFSQIDLSDAYLQIEMDEESKKLLTINTHRGLFTFNRLCPGVKSAPGIFQQLIDTMLAGINGVHAYFDDVLIASKTKEEHHQTLLQVFRRLSEYDFRVKLEKCNFFQKEVRFLGFILDAKGQRPDPAKIDAIISMPAPSNIAQLRSFLGAVTFYSRFVKSLSTIRAPLDKMLQKDVGDWNWTPQYQKAFIKVKEILSSNLLLTHYNPSLPITIAADASETGIGCVAYHTMENGQLKAFYHASRTLTKAEKNYSQIDKEGLGLVYAVQKFHTYIYGRKFTLQTDHKPLLSIFGSKKGVPIHTANRLQRWALILLAYDFNIEYVPTNEFGGADVLSRLIEQQKSSNEDFIIAQVRDDEIVDNILISDVNKRLPVTFKKIETATLSSPTLQEVSNYIRHGWPRSTADFSPEVANYYKIRDSLTLIHSCIVYRDRIVIPPIFRNAILKQLHDAHPGINRMKSLARSYVFWPHMDSDIENLVKSCSSCAAAAKNPTKCDLSSWPLTSRPWQRVHADYAGPIDGQWFLVLVDAYTKWPEVYMTTTTTSLATISKISDACSRFGFMETIVTDNGTQFTSAEFAEFCRERGITHITTAPFHPQSNGLAERFVDTLKRSLSKLSGIGNTQTALTKFLMSYRCTPNPNTFNGSSPAELMMSRPLRTTLSLTQPMENDPIERNTAMENQYNKKHGTKSRSFVRGEEVLAKCFRGNHSFWAPGTIIEKRGNVMYNVSILLPRGCSRLIRSHVNQLRKRYPDTNESADDPSLVEGQQVSIPFDYDDGNQSADSSADGTSQESSNVPMRRSRQPYRNPRLPTRSSPPRLRSRLPRRIPLAPASSRGEVLGIDPTTDGVSHA; from the coding sequence ATGGCTACTCAAAAAGAAGACAATATCTCTCTTCTGAGCATCCTCAGCGCAACTCAGAAGCTCCTGGAGGACCAACAAAAACGGCTTGCTCAACTTGAGGCAAGATCCAACCAACCAGATCGTCCAGAACTCACCATTGAGGCTCTTGCGCCTTCCATTCAGACGTTCGTCTACGATCCGGACAATGGCGTCACCTTCGACGCATGGTTTTCACTTCATGAGGATATTTTTCGTGAAGATGCAAAATCCCTCGACGACTCTGCCCGAGTTCGTCTTCTCCTCAGGAAGCTCAACCCTCAAGGGCATGAGGGTTATGTGAATTCTCTTCTTCCAAAAGCTCCACGAGATTTCACGTTTGATGAGACAGTTGCACGGCTAAAAGACCTTTTTGGCCGCCGGGAATCACTTTTTCACACCCGCTGGAGATGCCTCCAAATACAGAAGAAAGAGACGGATGACTTTCAGACACATTCGACTGTCATCAACAAGATTTGTGAAGAGTTTAAGCTGGGAGAGCTTACGCCAGAGCACTTcaagtgtcttgtttttattCTAAGCCTCAAAAGCAAGAATGATTCTGATGTGCGAACACGACTTCTTCATAAGCTGGAAGTGGAGAAGCCTGAGACACTCACATTGTCCTTTATGGCCAGTGAAGCAACACGTCTCACCAACTTGAAGACTGAGAGTGCTGATCTTGAGCTCAAAGACACTATGCAGGGTGTTCATTTTGTTCAGCGTCAGGGAAAACCTAAAAAGGGGAATTCTTCAAACTCAAAGTCTCAACAATCCGGGCGTAACTCACAAACACAGCCTACTCAGCAGCCAAAATCTCCTTGTTGGTTCTGTGGTGGATTGCACTTTGTCAAACAGTGTAATTACTCAAAGCACACCTGTAAGGATTGCTCCAGGGTTGGCCACAAGGAAGGGTATTGTTCCCAGAACAATTCCCAAAAGAACTCCTCGAGTTCCAAGTCCCagtcaaaacaaaaacaaatacaCTCTTCGAAATCGAATGTCAATCCTGTCAGTGTTCACCACACTGTTACAAACAGTCAGGCAAAAAGTTACATTGACGTGGTAATGAATGGGAAATCTGTGAAGTTGCTTTTCGACACAGGATCAGATGTGACAATTATCTCCAAGGATGTCTGGAGACATCTTGGATCACCAGTTCTGTCAGAGACTCCCTCTACAGCTTCTGATGCCCAGGGAAATCACATTCCTATGGATGGCGAGTTTTTCTGCACGGTTGACTTCAAAGGGGACATTAAAAGGGCCAGATGTCTTGTCACTAATGTGAACATTAACCTTTTTGGTGTTGAATGGATCAATTTATTCAACCTCTGGGAAAAAACCATTTCTTCACTTTGCAGTGTAAACTCAGTTTCCGAAAAAGACATTGTCACATCACTCAAAACAACTTTCCCATCTGTTTTCTCATCTACAATGGGAAAATGCACCAAGGGACAGGCGCATCTTCAGCTGAAGCCTTCAACAGTTCCAGTGTTCAGACCCAAACGCCCTGTACCATACCATGTCACGGATTTGGTGGATGAGGAACTTCAGAGATTGCAGAATCTGGACATCATTTCTCCTGTGGATCACAGTGAGTATGCAGCTCCTATCGTTGTAGCCCGTAAACCCAATGGTTCCATCCGAATCTGTGCTGATTATTCCACCGGGCTCAACAATAATCTCGAATCCCATCACTATCCTATCCCTACCCCTGACCAAATCTTCGCAACACTGTCAACTTGCTCAGTATTCAGCCAAATAGATCTCTCAGATGCATATCTGCAGATCGAAATGGATGAAGAATCGAAGAAACTCCTCACGATTAACACCCACAGAGGTCTCTTCACATTCAATCGCCTCTGTCCTGGGGTAAAATCGGCACCTGGAATTTTCCAACAGCTCATTGATACCATGCTGGCTGGCATCAATGGGGTTCATGCCTATTTTGATGACGTTCTCATCGCATCAAAGACCAAAGAGGAGCATCATCAGACACTCTTGCAAGTGTTTCGACGACTCAGTGAGTACGACTTCCGTGTCAAAttggaaaaatgcaatttttttcaaaaggaaGTACGCTTCCTTGGCTTCATTCTCGATGCCAAAGGACAGCGCCCGGATCCAGCAAAGATTGATGCAATTATCAGTATGCCAGCTCCGTCAAATATTGCACAACTCAGATCTTTCCTCGGGGCCGTCACGTTTTATTCACGGTTCGTGAAGTCTCTCAGCACCATCCGGGCTCCACTGGACAAAATGCTGCAGAAGGACGTTGGAGATTGGAATTGGACGCCACAGTATCAAAAGGCTTTCATCAAGGTCAAAGAAATCCTATCCTCAAATCTCCTTCTCACACATTACAATCCTTCCCTTCCTATCACAATCGCTGCAGACGCCAGTGAGACGGGTATTGGTTGCGTAGCATACCATACCATGGAAAATGGGCAGCTCAAGGCATTTTATCATGCCTCTCGCACTCTTACCAAGGCCGAGAAAAACTATTCACAAATTGACAAGGAGGGTCTTGGACTGGTTTATGCTGTTCAGAAGTTTCACACCTACATCTATGGGAGAAAATTTACTCTTCAGACGGACCACAAGCCCCTACTATCAATTTTTGGCTCGAAGAAGGGAGTGCCCATCCACACCGCCAACCGGCTTCAACGCTGGGCTCTCATTCTGTTGGCATATGATTTTAACATTGAATATGTCCCAACAAATGAGTTTGGTGGAGCTGATGTTCTTAGTCGTTTGATTGAGCAACAAAAGTCAAGCAACGAGGACTTCATCATTGCCCAAGTCCGAGATGACGAGATCGTGGACAACATTCTCATCAGTGACGTGAACAAACGCTTACCGGTGACCTTCAAGAAGATTGAGACTGCCACTCTTTCTTCTCCGACTCTACAAGAAGTCTCCAACTACATCCGGCATGGATGGCCTCGCTCTACAGCTGATTTCTCACCGGAAGTGGCAAACTACTACAAAATCAGAGACTCTCTAACACTCATACATTCATGTATAGTCTACAGAGATCGCATTGTCATACCACCAATTTTCAGAAACGCAATTCTCAAGCAGCTACATGACGCTCATCCAGGAATAAATCGTATGAAGAGTCTTGCCCGCTCGTACGTTTTCTGGCCACATATGGATTCTGATATTGAGAACTTGGTCAAATCTTGTTCTTCCTGTGCTGCTGCTGCCAAAAATCCGACAAAATGCGACCTATCCTCATGGCCTCTCACATCAAGGCCATGGCAGAGAGTACATGCCGACTACGCTGGACCAATTGATGGACAGTGGTTCCTTGTCTTGGTAGATGCTTACACAAAATGGCCTGAAGTATACATGACAACTACCACTACATCATTGGCGACCATCAGCAAAATCTCGGATGCCTGCTCACGTTTTGGATTCATGGAGACCATCGTAACAGACAATGGTACCCAATTCACCAGTGCTGAATTCGCTGAATTTTGCCGCGAGCGAGGTATCACCCATATCACGACAGCGCCATTTCATCCACAAAGCAATGGCCTGGCAGAACGTTTCGTGGACACCTTGAAGCGTTCTCTCTCCAAGCTGTCTGGCATTGGCAACACACAGACAGCCCTCACAAAATTCTTGATGTCCTACCGCTGTACACCCAACCCAAATACGTTCAACGGCAGTTCTCCAGCAGAACTCATGATGTCACGACCACTTCGAACGACACTTTCTCTGACTCAACCTATGGAGAATGATCCAATTGAGAGAAACACGGCCATGGAAAATCAATACAACAAGAAACATGGGACCAAAAGTCGTTCATTCGTTCGAGGGGAGGAGGTATTGGCAAAATGCTTCCGTGGCAATCACTCATTCTGGGCACCCGGTACGATCATCGAGAAACGCGGGAACGTTATGTACAACGTCTCAATCCTTTTGCCGAGAGGATGTTCCAGACTGATTCGCAGCCATGTTAATCAACTCCGTAAACGCTACCCAGACACAAACGAATCAGCTGATGATCCCTCTCTGGTTGAAGGTCAACAAGTCTCCATCCCTTTCGACTACGACGATGGAAATCAATCAGCAGACTCCTCTGCTGACGGGACATCTCAGGAATCTTCCAATGTTCCCATGCGGCGAAGTCGTCAGCCATATCGGAACCCTAGGCTTCCGACACGCTCATCTCCTCCACGACTTCGTTCCCGGCTTCCACGCAGGATCCCGCTGGCTCCAGCTTCTTCAAGGGGGGAGGTGTTGGGTATCGACCCAACGACAGATGGCGTAAGCCATGCCTGA